A stretch of DNA from Pseudonocardia hierapolitana:
TCTCGGTGTTACCGGTCAACGGCGTCGGGGCGGCCGGGATGGGGGTGTTGTCGGGTCGGCGGAACTCCCACCGCCCGGCCAGCCACCGGATGCGGTAGCCGTGGTCGTGGATCAGCCGGTGGTGGAACGAGCACACCAGGATCAGGTTGTCGACATCGGTGCGGCCGCCGAACCACCAGGGGATGACGTGGTGGGCGTGCAGGTGGCGGGTGTGGCTGCAGCCGGGGAACTGACACCCCTCCCCATCCCGCACAGTCAACGCGGCGATCTGGGCCGGGGTGGCCAGGCGCCGGTTGCGCCCCGGGTACATCCGGTTGCCGCGGCGGTCGTTGAGCAGGAGCTGCACCCGGGCATCACACGCCAGCCGCTCGGCGGTGGGGTGCGGAACCTCGGGGCCGTCGTCGAGGCGGGCGGTGCCGGTCGTGGCGTCCAGGTGCACGATCACCTGCGCCCGCCCGCGCTCCACCGTCGCCCCCGAGCCCGCCTCGGAGTCGGAGTCGGAGTCGGTGTGGGCGTGGCCGTTCACCAGGGCGAGCAGCGCGTCCGCACGCCGTGCAGCCACCCGATCCACCGCCGGCCCGGGTTCCTGCTCCCGCGCCCGCTGCTGCGGGTCGTCCGGTGTGGGCGGCACCGGGTGGCTGATCGGGGTCGGTGGCGGGACCAGGGCTTCGATCGAGGCGATGAACGCTGCGCCGTCGTCGGGGGTGAGGCGGGCACGCAGGACCAGCGACCCGTCCTCGTCCCACTGCCAGGACAAGGATCGTCGGGCGGTGTGGTTGTCGGGCGGGGTGTGGCGGCGGCGCACCGCCCGCACCACGGTCTCCACATGGCTGGCGGTGCCGTTGCGGGCCAGGCTCAACAGGATCTGTTCGGCGGTGTCCGGGTCGGCCACCCCGGTGTGGCGCAACTCGGAGGTCGGCGGCGATCTCGGCGGCGAGGCGGGTCAGGGTCGCGTTGTCGGAGCCGACGAGGCGGGTGATCGCCCGGACCTTGGAGTAGGACAGCTCCCCGGTGCCGAACGCCTCGCTGATCTTCGGGAGGTTGCGTAGGGCGTGGGCGACGCGGAGGCGTTCGGTGGCGGTGCGCAGGTTCATCCCGGCGCGCCAGGACAACCAGTGCGCACAGGAGTAGATCCCGTCTCCGGCCCAGCCCTTGCGCTGGTCGAACTCGGCCAACAACTGCAGGAACCGGCATTCGGCGGCGGCGATGTGCCCGGCCAGCCCGAGCAGTTCGGATTCGAGGTCGTCGGTTGTCATCGCGGGTAGTGCGGTGGGGAGCGCGATCACGGACACGGGACACCTCCTGAGGCGAACTGATGTTCGATCTCAAGGATGGCAGCCGGGTCCGACAATTCCCGACCTCCGTGGAGGGTCGGCGGCGTTCCGCGGAAACGCGGCGGGAACGGAACGCGGCAGAACGGAACGGGCTGGAACGGAACGCGTTGGAACGGACGCGGCGGAACGACGACAACTATGTGATGGCGACTCGCAGCGGCCACCCGAGACCACCAGGCTCGCCCACGCGAGAACACGAGACAACATGAGAGAAGCGGAATGCCCCGCCGCCGTCGAGTTCGGATTACTCGTCGTGGGGCTCGGCGAAGCTGCGTTCCCCGTGCACGGCCAGCTCCGCGAGGACGGCCTGTGGGTCGCCCGCCTCGATCAGCTCCAACAGGTACCGGTGACGCCGGACGTGCTCGACGAGGTTCTCGTAGTGCCGCTCGCGGGCGTCCAGGTTGCGGGACATGCAGAGCAGCATCTGCTGCTGCACCGAGCGGTAGATCTCCGAGAGCCTGCGGTGCCCGGCGAGCCCGACGATCGAGGCGTGGAACGCGTAGCCGTTCTCGACGAGCGCGCCGCGGTCCTCGTCGCGGGCGTTGCGCTCCATCCGCTCGAGCGCCTCGTGGCAGGCCACCAGCCGGGAGCGGTCCTCGACCGGCACCCCCAGCTCCACCGCCATCCGCTCCAGGCCGGTGCGCAGGGTGAGGATCTCGAAGACGTCCTGGTCGGTGAGGGTGGCGACGGTCGAGCCGTAGCGCGGGCGCGTGACGACGAGCCCGTCGTTCTGCAGTAGCCGCATCGCCTCCCGCAGCGGGGGACGGCTGATGCCGAGGTGCTCGGTCAGCCGCTCCTCGATCAGCCGTTCTCCGGGCGCGAGCGCGCCGGAGAGGATCATCTTGCGGATCGACTCGGCGGCCAGCGCCACCAGGCTGGGCGGGTCGATCCGCTCGCCGACGCTGGTCATGTCGCCCTCCCGTGCTCCCTGCTCGCCCACAGCATCCCGCACACCCGTGGCGGGGGCGGCGAGGATCCGGTCCTTGCGCTGGTCTTTTGACTGTTGTAGACAATAGCCGATCTGCGTAGGGCTACCCGAAAGGCGTTCGATGACGATCGCGCAGGACCGTTCCGCCCCGGCCACGGCGGACCCCGAGAACCTCGGCTCGCTCTACCGGCACCTGCGGGTCGCCGACGTCGCCGACGCCCTCGACGGCATCGGCTACTTCGACCTCACGCTCATGTCGCCGGAGATCCGGCCCCTCTGGGAGGGGATGCGGTTCTGGGGGCCCGCGGCGACGATCCGGTGCGTCCCGGCCAACAAGCCGATGTGGAAGCTCGAGACCACCGAGGAGATCGTCGGCGCCCACGGCATCTGGTTCGGCAAGTACGGCCACAAGCGGCTGCCCGACGACCTCGAGCCCGGTCACGTGGTGGTCACCGACTCCGGCGGTGGGCGCGAGGTCGGGTTCTGGGGCTCGGAGAACTCGATGGGCGCGGTCGTCAAGGGCGCCAACGGCATCGTCACCGACGGGTACTGCCGCGACACGGACGAGGTCATCCGCCAGCGGACGCCGATCTGCACCCGCCGCCGCGGCCGCACGATCATCCCGGGGCGCATCGAGGTGGTCGAGGTCCAGACGACGATCGCGTGCGGCGGCGTGCAGGTGCGCCCCGGCGACATCGTCGGTGCCGACGGTGACGGCTGCATCGTCGTGCCCGTGGAGGCCGCGCACGAGGTGGCGACCCACGCCCGCGCGATCCTGCTCGCGGACATGAACGCCCGGCGCAAGCACTACGCCGCGCTCGGCCTCCCCGCCGACAGCACGGTCGACATCGAGGCCGTCGAGGCCTACTACGCCGGCCTCTGACCTGCAGGAGCAGCCATGGACGTCTCGCCCCGGTCGACGACGATCGGGCTCGCGGGCCTCGGGAACCTCGGCCTGCCGCTCGCAGGCACGCTGGTGCGGGCCGGCTGGGACCTCGCCGTCCACGACACCGTCGGCGAGCGCGCCGAGCCCGTGGTGGCGCTCGGTGCGAAGGCGGTGCCGGACGCGGCCGCCCTCGCCGAGCGCGACGTGCTGGTGCTCGCCGTCCCCGACGACGCCGCCGTCGAGCAGGTCCTCGACGCCTACCTCGCCGCCGACCGGCCGGGCCGGGCCGTGGTCGTGCACAGCACGGTGCTGCCGCAGACCGCGACCAGGCTGGCCGAGGTAGCGGCCGCGCGCGGCGTCGAACTCGTCGACGCCCCGGTGAGCGGGGGAGCGGAGCGGGCGGAGTCGGGCACGCTGACCGTGATGGTCGGCGGGGCCGACGCGGCGGTGGAGCGGGTGCGTCCGCTGCTGGACACCATCGGCGACCCGGTGCTGCACGTCGGCCCGGTCGGGGCGGGCGCGGCGGCGAAGCTCGCCAACCAGCTCACGATGTTCGCGAACCTGGCCGGCGTCTACGAGGCGATCGACTTCGCCGCGGCGCACGGCGTCGCCACCGACGCCCTCCTCACCGCCCTGGAGACGAGCCTCGGCGACTCCTGGATCGCCCGCAACCTCGGCTTCTGGGACCGCACCGCCGCGGCGTACGACCGCAGCGGCACCCCGGTGAGCGCGCGCCCGTGGAGCAAGGACCTGGCCGAGGTGGTGCAGGCGGCCCGCGCCGCCGACGTCCCGGTCCCCCTGGCCGGCTGGCTCGCGCAGACCCTCGCGGCCCGCGTCGAGGCCCACGCGGCGGAGTCCGCGAGATGACGGCCGGGACGGCGGCCCCGGTCGCGCCGCCTGCAGCACCACGGCCGCCCGCACCGGCCAGGACGAGCCGGCGCACCCGGGAGGCGCTCGCGGCCTACGGGTTCCTGTCGCCGTGGATCGCCGGGATGCTGCTGCTGACCATCGGCCCGATGGTCTACTCGTTGTACCTGTCGTTCACCCGCTACAACCTGATGACCCCGGCGCAGTGGGTGGGCATCGACAACTACGTGCGGATGTTCACTGCCGACCCGCGCTACCTCTCCTCGGTCAGCGTCACCCTGCGCTACGTCGCGATCTCGGTGCCGCTGCTGCTCGTGGTGTCGCTGCTGGTGGCGATGCTGCTGAACAAGGCGATGGCGTTCCTGCCCGCATACCGCGCCGCGTTCTACCTGCCGTCGCTGATCGCATCGAGCGTGGCGATCGCGGTGCTGTGGCGCCAGGTCTTCGGCCAGGACGGCATCGTCAACGAGGTGCTCGCGCTCGTCGGGATCGAGGGCGGCAGCTGGATCGGCAACCCGGGCACCGCCCTCTACACGCTGGTGGTGCTGCACGTCTGGTCGTTCGGCTCCACGATGATCATCTTCCTGGCCGGGCTGCGGCAGGTGCCGAAGGAGTACTACGAGGCCGCAGCGGTGGACGGCGCGGGCGCGGTGCGCCGGTTCGCGCACATCACGCTGCCGATGCTGACCCCGCTGATCTTCTTCAACCTGCTGCTGTCGACCGTGAACGCGTTCCAGGCGTTCACCCCGGCGTACGTGATCTCCGGCGGGGAGGGCGGGCCGCTCGACTCGACCCTCTTCTACACGCTCTACCTGTACCAACGCGGCTTCGCGAACCTCGAGATGGGCTACGCCTCGGCGATGGCGTGGACGCTCGTGGTGGTGCTCGCGCTGTTCACGGCGGGTCTGTTCGCCAGTGCCCGGTTCTGGGTCCACTACGGGGACGAACGATGATCTTCGGACGCAGGCGGTCGCGGAACCCGCTCGTGCTCGCGCTGGCCCGGCACGCGCTGCTGGTG
This window harbors:
- a CDS encoding HNH endonuclease signature motif containing protein; translated protein: MRHTGVADPDTAEQILLSLARNGTASHVETVVRAVRRRHTPPDNHTARRSLSWQWDEDGSLVLRARLTPDDGAAFIASIEALVPPPTPISHPVPPTPDDPQQRAREQEPGPAVDRVAARRADALLALVNGHAHTDSDSDSEAGSGATVERGRAQVIVHLDATTGTARLDDGPEVPHPTAERLACDARVQLLLNDRRGNRMYPGRNRRLATPAQIAALTVRDGEGCQFPGCSHTRHLHAHHVIPWWFGGRTDVDNLILVCSFHHRLIHDHGYRIRWLAGRWEFRRPDNTPIPAAPTPLTGNTESLIEMHTRARLQIDHTTLTPDWEGDRLDPDPFLDALLPRRIRTAA
- a CDS encoding GntR family transcriptional regulator — its product is MTSVGERIDPPSLVALAAESIRKMILSGALAPGERLIEERLTEHLGISRPPLREAMRLLQNDGLVVTRPRYGSTVATLTDQDVFEILTLRTGLERMAVELGVPVEDRSRLVACHEALERMERNARDEDRGALVENGYAFHASIVGLAGHRRLSEIYRSVQQQMLLCMSRNLDARERHYENLVEHVRRHRYLLELIEAGDPQAVLAELAVHGERSFAEPHDE
- a CDS encoding RraA family protein translates to MTIAQDRSAPATADPENLGSLYRHLRVADVADALDGIGYFDLTLMSPEIRPLWEGMRFWGPAATIRCVPANKPMWKLETTEEIVGAHGIWFGKYGHKRLPDDLEPGHVVVTDSGGGREVGFWGSENSMGAVVKGANGIVTDGYCRDTDEVIRQRTPICTRRRGRTIIPGRIEVVEVQTTIACGGVQVRPGDIVGADGDGCIVVPVEAAHEVATHARAILLADMNARRKHYAALGLPADSTVDIEAVEAYYAGL
- a CDS encoding NAD(P)-dependent oxidoreductase produces the protein MDVSPRSTTIGLAGLGNLGLPLAGTLVRAGWDLAVHDTVGERAEPVVALGAKAVPDAAALAERDVLVLAVPDDAAVEQVLDAYLAADRPGRAVVVHSTVLPQTATRLAEVAAARGVELVDAPVSGGAERAESGTLTVMVGGADAAVERVRPLLDTIGDPVLHVGPVGAGAAAKLANQLTMFANLAGVYEAIDFAAAHGVATDALLTALETSLGDSWIARNLGFWDRTAAAYDRSGTPVSARPWSKDLAEVVQAARAADVPVPLAGWLAQTLAARVEAHAAESAR
- a CDS encoding carbohydrate ABC transporter permease, with product MTAGTAAPVAPPAAPRPPAPARTSRRTREALAAYGFLSPWIAGMLLLTIGPMVYSLYLSFTRYNLMTPAQWVGIDNYVRMFTADPRYLSSVSVTLRYVAISVPLLLVVSLLVAMLLNKAMAFLPAYRAAFYLPSLIASSVAIAVLWRQVFGQDGIVNEVLALVGIEGGSWIGNPGTALYTLVVLHVWSFGSTMIIFLAGLRQVPKEYYEAAAVDGAGAVRRFAHITLPMLTPLIFFNLLLSTVNAFQAFTPAYVISGGEGGPLDSTLFYTLYLYQRGFANLEMGYASAMAWTLVVVLALFTAGLFASARFWVHYGDER